Proteins from one Anastrepha obliqua isolate idAnaObli1 chromosome 2, idAnaObli1_1.0, whole genome shotgun sequence genomic window:
- the LOC129236975 gene encoding uncharacterized protein LOC129236975 — MAKSFLITIFVLAFALLSDAKLRFLIDEVNGDHEAYAELALYMTERYISPKTSTLIIMEQCEHCQPGLQNMHTRLMRHFLKRFNPTMSLQLSFGLPEGRLWDYNIFIVDSMEAFKHLSIHIPVTRYEYQFHFFVILTLRTKSSKIANEQMGGIFRECLRFHVDNVVIMFQLEDNKFGFFTYDPFGKDFCRQIVQIIEFNTYVNGNLTDDRLFPPHLRDFHGCTLNICVQLSYPFMGFKGDHNDLRQLQDINKLVGIEADLLKDLSKALNFRVNISIPKEDSVIGEFNDSKGCFVELNAGKTDIAIGCLSSSDGLRHVFSYSVTYHQSPYVFIVRSGLHFGPIKQLVLAFRTGVWIAIGCCCVVGMIFIRLIVRYTNRQICEKIVGTPRRSDSTNLIVVLMGNPIKALPRHNSARLLLMSWLLATLVLRNAYQANLFDTLRISRRIPVPRSISGLEDKNYVLLSDKYVDFYQQNMTTIVRNLSKRYSLIQNSVTSRLTTYSTLDVLAWHNQQNWQTSRLTYVDEPIYPVQISMFFKKHSMMRAFFNYRIKQFMAAGITSHIASKHVSRSYEIINTRPRRLPAISSNMLKGLYLLYSMLMGLACALFALELLSEKLQGMKRVVDWMHCVESN; from the exons ATGGCAAAATCCTTTTTAATAACCATTTTTGTACTGGCGTTTGCGCTTCTAAGTGATGCAAAATTACGTTTTCTTATTGACGAAGTAAATGGGGATCACGAGGCCTATGCCGAATTGGCGCTCTACATGACCGAACGTTACATAAGCCCGAAAACGAGTACACTCATCATCATGGAGCAGTGCGAACATTGCCAGCCAGGACTGCAAAATATGCACACCCGTTTGATGCGCCACTTCTTGAAGCGGTTTAATCCCACCATGTCGTTGCAGCTGTCCTTTGGCTTGCCAGAGGGTAGACTGTGGgactataatatttttattgtagattctATGGAAGCATTCAA GCACTTAAGTATTCACATTCCGGTAACCCGTTACGAATACCAGTTCCATTTCTTCGTAATTTTAACTTTGCGAACTAAAAGCTCGAAAATTGCAAATGAGCAGATGGGCGGCATATTCAGGGAGTGTTTGCGTTTTCATGTGGACAATGTGGTTATAATGTTCCAGCTGGAAGAcaacaaatttggattttttactTATGATCCTTTTGGGAAGGATTTCTGCCGCCAAATAGTTCAAATCATTGAGTTTAATACTTACGTGAATGGCAATTTGACTGATGATCGCCTCTTTCCGCCACATTTGCGTGATTTTCACGGCTGCACTTTGAATATATGTGTGCAGTTGTCTTATCCATTCATGGGATTTAAAGGTGATCACAACGATCTGCGCCAGCTGCAGGACATTAATAAGTTGGTGGGTATAGAAGCCGATCTGTTGAAGGATCTGTCGAAAGCGTTGAATTTTCGCGTGAATATTTCGATACCAAAAGAGGATAGTGTTATTGGAGAGTTTAATGACTCGAAAGGGTGCTTCGTGGAG CTCAATGCTGGAAAAACGGACATTGCAATTGGCTGTTTGAGTAGCTCGGATGGTTTACGCCATGTCTTCAGTTACTCTGTCACATACCACCAGAGCCCCTACGTATTCATTGTGCGTAGCGGTTTGCACTTCGGTCCCATCAAGCAACTGGTGCTCGCTTTCCGCACAGGTGTTTGGATAGCCATTGGTTGCTGTTGCGTGGTTGGCATGATTTTCATCCGCCTAATTGTAAGGTACACAAATCGTCAGATATGCGAGAAAATAGTCGGCACACCCAGACGCAGTGACTCCACCAATTTGATTGTCGTATTGATGGGTAATCCCATTAAAGCATTACCACGCCATAACAGCGCACGCCTCCTACTCATGTCCTGGCTGTTGGCTACATTGGTGCTGCGTAATGCCTACCAAGCGAATTTGTTCGACACATTACGCATATCGCGACGCATTCCTGTTCCGCGCAGCATCTCTGGGCTTGAAGATAAAAACTATGTGCTGCTCTCCGACAAATATGTGGACTTCTATCAGCAAAATATGACAACAATTGTTCGTAATTTGTCGAAACGTTACAGTCTTATTCAAAATAGTGTAACGTCACGCTTAACCACTTATTCTACGCTGGACGTTTTGGCTTGGCACAATCAACAAAATTGGCAAACCAGTCGCTTGACGTACGTCGACGAACCAATCTATCCCGTGCAGATATCCATGTTTTTCAAGAAACACTCTATGATGCGTGCATTCTTTAATTATCGCATTAAGCAATTCATGGCCGCAGGAATAACTTCGCACATTGCTTCCAAACATGTGAGTAGAAGTTACGAAATAATTAACACAAGACCACGACGGTTGCCGGCCATCAGTAGTAATATGCTGAAGGGGCTCTACTTGTTGTACTCGATGCTAATGGGTCTGGCATGTGCGCTGTTTGCGCTGGAGCTGCTGAGCGAGAAACTGCAGGGCATGAAGCGCGTCGTGGACTGGATGCACTGCGTGGAAAGCAACTAG